Proteins found in one Cobetia sp. L2A1 genomic segment:
- the dnaQ gene encoding DNA polymerase III subunit epsilon, with the protein MRQIILDTETTGIDPKEGHRLIEIGAVEMVNRRLTGRTYHQYVNPERLIDEEAIGVHGITDERVANEPVFAEVADAFWEFIKGAQLVIHNAPFDVGFIDNEFRLINSRRNNPLGPVADHCAILDTLKLARTKHPGQRNNLDALCKRYDIDNGHRVLHGALLDAEILGDVYLAMTGGQTALGLDVLDEGDGEEGGVVGVRRLRANRPRLVTPGLSALELERHNAWCEEIRAKADCAFDHVTIAALGSLDSQGNPAGDA; encoded by the coding sequence ATGCGTCAGATTATTCTCGATACCGAAACGACAGGTATCGATCCGAAGGAAGGCCATCGCCTGATCGAAATCGGTGCGGTGGAGATGGTCAATCGCCGCCTGACCGGCCGCACCTATCACCAATATGTCAATCCCGAGCGTCTGATCGATGAAGAGGCGATTGGTGTGCACGGCATCACGGATGAGCGTGTTGCCAACGAGCCGGTATTTGCCGAAGTGGCTGACGCCTTCTGGGAGTTCATCAAAGGCGCTCAGCTGGTCATCCATAATGCGCCATTCGACGTGGGCTTCATTGATAACGAATTCAGGCTGATCAATTCGAGGCGCAACAATCCACTCGGACCGGTGGCCGATCACTGCGCCATTCTCGATACGCTCAAGCTCGCCCGTACCAAGCACCCCGGTCAGCGTAATAACCTGGATGCGCTGTGCAAGCGCTACGACATCGACAACGGTCATCGTGTCTTACACGGGGCCTTGCTGGATGCCGAGATCTTAGGTGATGTCTACCTGGCGATGACGGGTGGTCAGACTGCACTGGGGTTGGATGTGCTCGATGAAGGTGATGGCGAGGAAGGTGGGGTCGTGGGGGTACGTCGCCTGCGAGCCAACCGTCCTCGTCTGGTGACACCAGGGCTTTCTGCACTGGAGCTTGAGCGTCACAATGCCTGGTGTGAAGAGATACGTGCCAAGGCAGACTGCGCGTTTGATCATGTCACCATCGCAGCGTTGGGCAGCCTTGATTCTCAGGGCAATCCGGCAGGGGATGCCTGA
- a CDS encoding ArsR/SmtB family transcription factor, whose translation MPAPSNVITLHQSGDRIIEEATALLKAMGNENRLRILCLLSDSEMSVSELNARLELSQSALSQHLAILRREGMVRTRRSSQTIYYSLQGPHAAGVIRALQELYR comes from the coding sequence ATGCCTGCGCCCAGCAATGTCATCACGCTGCACCAGTCTGGTGATCGAATCATCGAAGAAGCCACGGCTCTGCTCAAGGCAATGGGCAATGAGAACCGACTGCGCATCTTGTGCCTTCTCAGTGATAGTGAAATGTCCGTCAGCGAACTGAACGCTCGTCTTGAGCTATCTCAGTCAGCACTTTCCCAACACCTGGCAATCTTGCGTCGCGAAGGCATGGTGCGGACCCGACGCTCGTCCCAGACCATCTACTATTCACTGCAAGGCCCGCATGCCGCCGGCGTCATTCGCGCTTTACAGGAACTCTATCGCTAA
- a CDS encoding Na+/H+ antiporter NhaC family protein: protein MELTSYAASPLSLLAPIIAIGLAILTRRVMLSLGLGIVSGALLLNGFAPLATLKYLWQQLVAVFVELPESGHLSDVTLNSWNVYILLFLLALGAMVGVITLAGGTRAFGNWARARVTTRRGSQLMTVMLGVFIFIDDYFNSLAVGNICRPLTDRQGLSRARLAYLIDSTAAPVCVLTPISSWGAYIISLIAGILATHHITDISPFGAFLELSTLNYYAIAALVLVIASAWFDINFGAMRRHAIAARDGELFDASRGNPPGNTYVEESERGRPIDLLIPIVVLVIATFFMIVQTGASALAADGEAFDIIRAFELTDVAKSLIIGGAIGLLAAVLMLLRHRMGTSRSVGAIVQGARSMMPAVYILVFAWLLTGIIGSLGTGQYLATLVNGVVSPTWLPMLLFVLSGLMAFATGTSWGTFGIMLPIAGDMAAATEISMMLPMMGAVLAGSVFGDHCSPISDTTILSSTGASCHHIDHVMTQLPYALLGAAISLLAYLVMGLTDSTLFGWLSLAGLLVVSIAWLARRERANPVVARV, encoded by the coding sequence ATGGAACTGACCAGCTACGCGGCGTCCCCGCTTTCGCTGCTCGCCCCGATCATAGCCATCGGCCTCGCAATACTGACACGCCGTGTCATGCTCTCCCTCGGACTGGGCATTGTTTCCGGCGCGCTTCTGCTGAATGGCTTTGCGCCGCTCGCAACGCTCAAATACCTCTGGCAGCAGTTGGTGGCAGTCTTCGTTGAGCTACCCGAGAGCGGTCATCTCAGTGACGTGACGCTCAATAGCTGGAACGTCTATATCCTGCTCTTCCTGCTGGCACTCGGGGCCATGGTTGGCGTGATCACTCTGGCAGGCGGCACACGCGCCTTTGGTAACTGGGCGCGCGCACGGGTAACCACGCGTCGTGGCTCACAGTTGATGACGGTCATGCTGGGCGTCTTCATCTTCATCGATGATTACTTCAATAGTCTAGCCGTAGGCAATATCTGCCGTCCGCTGACCGATCGCCAGGGGCTCTCGCGTGCGCGTCTGGCCTACCTGATTGATTCGACTGCCGCACCCGTCTGCGTACTGACGCCGATCTCCAGCTGGGGGGCCTATATCATCAGCCTGATCGCCGGGATTCTGGCCACGCACCACATCACGGATATCAGCCCTTTTGGTGCTTTCCTTGAGCTGTCTACGCTCAACTACTACGCTATCGCCGCTCTGGTACTGGTAATTGCCTCGGCGTGGTTCGACATCAATTTCGGCGCCATGCGTCGTCATGCCATCGCGGCACGTGATGGCGAACTGTTCGATGCCTCGCGTGGCAATCCGCCGGGCAACACCTACGTGGAAGAATCCGAGCGCGGCCGGCCAATTGATCTATTGATCCCCATTGTCGTGTTGGTCATCGCGACCTTCTTCATGATCGTACAGACCGGTGCCAGCGCGCTTGCGGCTGACGGCGAAGCCTTCGATATCATTCGTGCTTTTGAGCTGACGGATGTGGCCAAATCACTGATCATCGGCGGCGCGATAGGCTTGCTGGCGGCCGTATTGATGCTGCTGCGTCATCGCATGGGGACGAGTCGAAGTGTCGGTGCCATCGTTCAAGGCGCACGCTCAATGATGCCTGCCGTCTATATTCTGGTCTTCGCGTGGCTGTTGACTGGCATCATCGGCTCGCTCGGGACTGGTCAATATCTGGCAACCCTGGTCAATGGCGTAGTCTCCCCGACCTGGCTGCCGATGTTGCTGTTCGTACTCTCCGGATTGATGGCCTTCGCGACCGGCACGAGTTGGGGCACATTCGGCATCATGTTGCCGATCGCGGGAGATATGGCGGCCGCCACCGAGATCAGCATGATGCTCCCGATGATGGGCGCGGTACTCGCGGGCTCCGTCTTCGGCGATCACTGCTCACCGATTTCCGATACCACCATCCTGTCGTCCACTGGCGCCAGCTGTCACCACATCGATCACGTGATGACACAGCTGCCCTATGCGCTGTTAGGTGCGGCCATATCGCTGCTGGCCTATCTGGTCATGGGCCTGACGGACAGCACGCTGTTCGGCTGGTTGAGTCTTGCCGGTCTACTGGTTGTCAGTATCGCCTGGCTTGCTCGTCGTGAACGCGCCAATCCTGTGGTTGCTCGCGTCTGA
- the sohB gene encoding protease SohB: MQWISAYGLFLAEAITVVVAIGVIVLLIARARHGDGGEREAKLKIRPWHERMKGYQRELSQAGLEDAEYVANEKARAKQHKQEAKLLKKTLKAKAKSDGKSSVDTTARTSGRRAFVLDFVGDIKATGVESLAEQITALEGVLGEKDEVILRLESGGGLVHAYGLAAAQLDRLRASGARLTITVDKVAASGGYMMACAADHVVAAPFAVIGSIGVVAQVPNVHRLLKKHDVDVEILTAGRYKRTLTMLGENSEEGREKFLSDLARTHELFKQHVGSRRPQLDVEAVSQGDIWYGSEAIEIGLIDEVGTSQTLLARYLKEDVKVFEVSLEKPRRVMDRFGKGVTLSLDRVLDRVLERNAESRWHQQ; this comes from the coding sequence ATGCAATGGATTTCGGCCTACGGCCTCTTTCTGGCAGAGGCGATCACTGTCGTGGTCGCTATCGGTGTCATCGTTCTCCTCATTGCACGTGCGCGTCATGGTGATGGCGGTGAGCGAGAAGCCAAGCTGAAGATTCGGCCTTGGCATGAACGCATGAAAGGTTATCAACGTGAGCTTAGTCAAGCAGGCCTCGAAGACGCCGAATATGTCGCCAATGAAAAGGCACGTGCCAAGCAGCACAAGCAAGAAGCCAAGCTACTCAAGAAGACGCTGAAGGCGAAGGCCAAGAGTGATGGTAAATCATCTGTCGACACTACTGCTCGCACCAGCGGGCGCCGTGCATTCGTGCTGGATTTTGTGGGTGACATCAAAGCGACCGGTGTTGAAAGTCTGGCGGAGCAAATTACCGCGCTTGAGGGTGTGCTGGGTGAAAAAGATGAAGTGATACTGAGACTCGAGTCTGGCGGTGGCCTCGTCCATGCCTATGGCCTGGCAGCTGCCCAGCTTGATCGTTTACGTGCCAGTGGTGCACGCCTGACGATTACTGTCGACAAGGTAGCAGCCAGTGGTGGCTATATGATGGCCTGCGCGGCAGATCATGTGGTGGCAGCACCGTTTGCGGTGATTGGTTCCATCGGTGTGGTCGCTCAGGTGCCTAACGTTCATCGTCTGCTCAAGAAGCACGATGTGGATGTCGAGATTCTGACGGCAGGACGTTACAAGCGGACGTTGACCATGCTGGGGGAGAATAGTGAAGAAGGACGCGAGAAATTCCTGTCCGATCTGGCGCGCACTCATGAACTGTTCAAGCAGCACGTTGGCAGCCGTCGGCCGCAGCTGGATGTCGAGGCCGTATCTCAAGGTGATATCTGGTATGGAAGTGAAGCCATCGAGATCGGGTTGATCGATGAGGTAGGTACTAGCCAGACACTGTTGGCCCGCTATCTGAAAGAAGACGTCAAGGTATTCGAGGTCAGCCTGGAGAAGCCGCGTCGAGTGATGGATCGCTTTGGCAAGGGTGTCACACTGAGCCTGGACCGAGTGCTTGATCGTGTGCTGGAACGTAATGCCGAATCCCGCTGGCACCAGCAGTAA
- a CDS encoding SCP2 sterol-binding domain-containing protein, whose protein sequence is MATANAVIDMLKNRFNPEAAKGMDEVFQFNITDSDDYHMIIKDGTLDVAEGEHDDPSVTLSTDSETLKGVMKGEVDGMQAFMTGRLKATGNIMLATKLTSLFPNN, encoded by the coding sequence ATGGCTACCGCCAATGCTGTCATTGATATGCTTAAAAACCGCTTCAATCCGGAAGCCGCAAAGGGTATGGATGAAGTCTTCCAATTCAACATTACTGATAGCGATGATTACCATATGATCATCAAGGACGGCACGCTGGATGTTGCCGAAGGTGAGCACGACGACCCTTCTGTCACCCTCAGCACTGACAGTGAAACGCTCAAGGGCGTGATGAAAGGCGAAGTTGACGGCATGCAGGCTTTCATGACCGGCCGCCTGAAGGCGACAGGTAACATCATGCTGGCGACCAAGCTGACCTCACTGTTCCCGAACAACTGA
- a CDS encoding acetate--CoA ligase produces MLEDTLLAARERYMALVTSANEAPENFWATQARRIHWFRDPKTILAWDAQQHARWYIDGEMNICHAALDHHVAEGRGDQVALYWDSPVTENKRQYSYRELRDEVARLAGALRNLGVEKGDRVIIYMPMVPEAMMAMLACARLGAVHSVVFGGFSPKELAVRIDDAAPKVIMAASCGVEVDRVIPYKPWLDEAIELAKHTPEACLILQREQQLATLGPRDHDWQECLDDAHATEAVSMLGSEPLYILYTSGTTGKPKGVVRDHAGYAVALHYSMEILYGVRPGDIFMAASDIGWVVGHSYIVYGPLLIGATAVMYEGKPVKTPDAGAFWRLIEEYRINCFFSAPTAFRAIKKEDPEASLRNGRDISSLRSLFLAGERLDPPTYHWLNDLLPVPIVDHWWQTETGWPVAGNLLGLDMLDDAQALPHAPVPARAGSATWPLPGFNVQILDGMGDEVAPGEQGNVVIRQPLPPGCLTGLYQDPGRFQSAYLAAYPGYYLTGDGGYFDEDGYLFVMGRIDDVINVAGHRLSTGEMEQVLGAHPAVAECAVIGIEDSLKGEMPLGLVIVKDDWVGDEQMLRQELCEGVRVSIGAIASLRDVLIVERLPKTRSGKILRKMIRQIAAGEQYQVPSTIDDPSSLEDVREALSEAGVGRAEHARCTLE; encoded by the coding sequence ATGCTCGAGGACACCCTGCTTGCAGCACGAGAACGCTACATGGCGTTGGTCACCAGTGCCAATGAGGCACCAGAGAACTTCTGGGCGACGCAAGCCCGACGCATTCATTGGTTTCGAGACCCAAAGACCATTCTCGCCTGGGATGCTCAGCAACATGCGCGCTGGTATATCGATGGTGAGATGAACATCTGTCATGCAGCGCTGGACCATCATGTTGCCGAGGGGCGTGGTGATCAGGTCGCGCTGTATTGGGATTCGCCGGTAACCGAGAACAAACGCCAATATTCCTATCGTGAATTGCGTGACGAGGTAGCACGACTGGCAGGCGCCCTGCGTAATCTTGGTGTCGAGAAGGGCGATCGCGTCATCATCTATATGCCAATGGTGCCCGAAGCCATGATGGCGATGTTGGCCTGCGCGCGGCTGGGTGCCGTGCACTCGGTCGTCTTTGGCGGCTTTTCTCCCAAGGAGCTCGCCGTTCGTATTGATGATGCCGCGCCCAAGGTCATCATGGCAGCCTCCTGCGGCGTCGAGGTAGATCGCGTCATTCCTTACAAGCCATGGTTGGATGAAGCGATCGAGCTTGCCAAGCATACGCCAGAAGCCTGTCTGATTCTTCAGCGCGAGCAGCAGCTAGCGACGCTGGGTCCGCGGGATCATGACTGGCAGGAGTGTCTAGATGATGCCCATGCGACGGAAGCTGTCAGCATGCTAGGTAGTGAGCCGCTTTATATTCTTTATACCTCTGGTACGACTGGCAAGCCCAAGGGCGTCGTGCGTGATCACGCTGGCTATGCCGTGGCTCTTCATTATTCTATGGAGATTTTATACGGTGTCCGTCCGGGTGACATCTTCATGGCGGCATCTGATATCGGCTGGGTGGTCGGGCATTCCTATATCGTTTACGGCCCGTTGCTGATCGGCGCGACGGCTGTCATGTACGAAGGCAAGCCGGTCAAGACACCTGATGCGGGAGCCTTCTGGCGGTTGATCGAGGAATATCGCATCAACTGTTTCTTCAGTGCGCCGACGGCATTTCGTGCGATCAAGAAGGAAGACCCGGAGGCATCGCTGCGCAATGGTCGCGACATTTCCAGTCTACGCAGTCTATTTCTGGCCGGTGAGCGGCTGGACCCGCCGACCTATCACTGGCTGAACGATCTATTGCCGGTCCCTATCGTGGACCACTGGTGGCAGACCGAGACCGGCTGGCCAGTTGCAGGGAATTTGCTGGGGCTCGATATGCTTGATGATGCGCAGGCATTACCGCATGCCCCCGTCCCCGCACGTGCAGGCAGCGCTACCTGGCCGCTACCCGGATTCAATGTCCAGATATTGGATGGCATGGGCGATGAAGTCGCGCCAGGGGAGCAGGGCAATGTGGTGATTCGGCAGCCGCTGCCACCAGGGTGCCTGACGGGACTCTATCAGGATCCTGGTCGTTTTCAGTCGGCCTATCTCGCGGCGTACCCCGGTTATTATCTGACGGGGGACGGTGGCTACTTTGACGAGGACGGCTATCTGTTCGTCATGGGACGCATCGATGATGTGATCAATGTAGCGGGGCACCGTCTTTCGACGGGCGAAATGGAGCAGGTGTTGGGCGCGCATCCAGCGGTTGCCGAGTGTGCCGTAATTGGTATTGAAGATTCATTGAAAGGTGAGATGCCGCTGGGGCTCGTGATCGTCAAGGATGATTGGGTTGGCGATGAGCAGATGTTACGTCAGGAACTATGTGAGGGAGTCCGCGTCAGTATTGGCGCCATCGCATCACTCAGGGATGTGTTGATCGTGGAGCGCTTGCCCAAGACCCGCTCGGGCAAGATTCTACGCAAGATGATCCGTCAGATCGCCGCGGGTGAGCAGTATCAGGTGCCTTCGACCATTGATGACCCCTCAAGTCTTGAAGACGTAAGAGAGGCACTCAGTGAGGCAGGTGTTGGACGCGCCGAACACGCCCGCTGCACGCTGGAGTAG
- a CDS encoding LysM peptidoglycan-binding domain-containing protein, producing the protein MQQKDLRTDGQKTADTPSHASLGQYRLRQLIRLASIGASMCLPMIALPASANSTAINDITASSVQQASPMNFMEALDAIPASYDDVWGRLRAGYQLQQDTGRPRVRKWIDWYTEHPKHVERIAEQARPWIRYVTRRTEARGLPAELALLPFIESAYDPDAAHPGGATGMWQFMPATGDEMGLTRNRWYDGRKDVLLATDAALDYLQSQGKRWYGGDWELALAAYNAGAGTVNRARERADGDDDYWGISLPNETMEYVPKLLALAAIIRAPDEYGITLPEIPDKAEIAAVDTGGQLDLSTAAKLAGISESQLRALNPAYKRWATSPGDSSLVIPATARDTFLSQLASLPEEARQSWNDYRVQRGDTLSVIARRSGLSLSELKAKNHISSNTIRVGQALMVPDRLGTTATQLASANGQQKVRVKRGDSLSRIAARHNVTTRQIAHWNKLSSADYLRPGQMLTLYSAN; encoded by the coding sequence ATGCAGCAGAAAGACCTCCGTACCGACGGCCAGAAGACCGCCGACACGCCGTCTCATGCATCTCTCGGCCAGTACCGATTGCGCCAACTCATCCGTCTCGCCTCCATCGGTGCTAGCATGTGCTTGCCTATGATTGCGCTGCCTGCCAGCGCCAATTCGACGGCAATCAATGACATTACGGCGTCTAGTGTTCAGCAAGCTTCGCCAATGAACTTCATGGAAGCACTGGACGCCATTCCCGCAAGCTATGACGATGTCTGGGGGCGGCTTCGCGCAGGCTACCAACTACAGCAGGACACCGGACGCCCGCGCGTACGCAAGTGGATCGACTGGTACACGGAACACCCTAAGCACGTCGAACGCATCGCTGAGCAGGCACGTCCCTGGATTCGTTATGTCACACGCCGGACAGAAGCGCGCGGCTTGCCAGCGGAGCTGGCCTTGCTGCCCTTCATCGAGAGCGCCTACGACCCTGACGCTGCTCATCCTGGCGGCGCGACAGGCATGTGGCAATTCATGCCGGCCACAGGTGACGAGATGGGGCTGACGCGCAATCGCTGGTACGATGGTCGCAAGGATGTACTCCTCGCCACTGACGCTGCACTGGATTATCTCCAATCTCAGGGTAAACGCTGGTATGGCGGTGACTGGGAACTGGCGCTGGCTGCCTATAACGCGGGAGCCGGCACCGTGAATCGTGCTCGCGAGCGGGCCGATGGCGATGATGATTACTGGGGCATCAGCCTACCCAATGAAACAATGGAATATGTGCCCAAGTTGCTGGCACTCGCCGCCATCATCCGTGCACCGGATGAGTACGGCATCACGCTGCCAGAGATTCCAGACAAGGCCGAAATCGCCGCCGTGGATACCGGTGGGCAGCTGGATCTTTCCACCGCTGCCAAACTGGCGGGTATCAGCGAGTCACAACTACGTGCACTCAATCCCGCCTATAAGCGCTGGGCGACTAGTCCAGGGGATAGCTCACTGGTCATTCCTGCCACGGCACGCGACACCTTCCTGAGCCAGCTTGCCTCGTTACCCGAGGAAGCACGACAGAGCTGGAACGACTATCGCGTACAGCGCGGCGACACGCTGTCAGTCATCGCGCGGCGCAGCGGCCTGTCACTGTCGGAGCTTAAAGCCAAGAATCATATCTCCAGCAATACGATTCGTGTCGGTCAGGCGCTGATGGTACCGGATAGACTCGGCACTACCGCGACTCAGTTAGCCAGCGCCAATGGTCAGCAAAAGGTGCGCGTAAAGCGCGGTGATTCCCTGTCACGCATTGCCGCTCGCCACAATGTCACCACTCGTCAGATTGCCCATTGGAACAAGCTGTCCTCGGCTGACTATCTACGTCCGGGTCAAATGCTGACGCTCTACAGCGCGAACTGA
- the gloB gene encoding hydroxyacylglutathione hydrolase, with amino-acid sequence MMSVTPIAAFQDNYIWLIQSDGSNAVAVVDPGDATPVIDILESRGLTLDTILITHHHKDHTGGLPELIKRYQPRVIGPHNPAIQGIDEHVAQGDTCRVQGRLFEVMEVPGHTLDHIAFVTSGMPGLLFCGDTLFSGGCGRLFEGTAQQMHDSLSRLAALPEDTLVFPAHEYTLANLAFAQAAEPDNSLLDDVIADCERIRALGRPTLPSNINRERHINPFLHSANPTLQRHLIQEGRLSASSDQEDPALAAFTALRQWKDSF; translated from the coding sequence ATGATGAGCGTAACGCCCATAGCGGCTTTTCAGGACAACTATATCTGGCTGATTCAAAGCGATGGCAGCAATGCCGTTGCAGTGGTTGATCCGGGTGATGCCACTCCAGTGATTGACATTCTGGAATCACGAGGCTTGACCCTGGACACCATCTTGATCACCCATCACCACAAAGACCACACGGGTGGACTGCCAGAACTGATAAAACGTTATCAGCCACGTGTCATCGGCCCGCACAATCCGGCCATTCAAGGCATTGATGAACACGTTGCGCAGGGTGATACCTGCCGTGTGCAAGGCCGTCTATTCGAGGTCATGGAAGTGCCCGGGCACACGCTGGATCACATCGCATTTGTGACCTCGGGCATGCCAGGACTGCTGTTCTGTGGCGACACCCTTTTCAGTGGTGGCTGTGGCCGCCTGTTTGAGGGTACGGCGCAACAGATGCATGACTCGCTCAGCCGACTGGCTGCTTTACCGGAAGATACCCTTGTCTTCCCGGCACATGAATACACCTTGGCCAATCTGGCCTTTGCTCAAGCAGCAGAACCCGACAATAGCCTGCTGGATGATGTCATCGCAGACTGCGAGCGTATCCGTGCGCTTGGACGCCCCACACTGCCCTCAAACATCAACCGAGAGCGACATATCAATCCGTTCCTGCACAGTGCCAATCCAACACTTCAACGGCACCTGATACAGGAAGGACGCCTTTCGGCCTCCTCGGACCAAGAAGACCCCGCCTTGGCAGCCTTTACGGCACTGCGCCAATGGAAGGACAGCTTCTAG
- the rnhA gene encoding ribonuclease HI produces the protein MSQSPSTPDSATDTSSAKVVIHTDGACRGNPGPGGWGAILVSGKHRKELNGSERETTNNRMEMTAAIEALKALTKRCDVVLWTDSEYVKNGITKWVHGWVKRGWKTAAKRPVKNEELWKALLVQSERHDIEWRWVKGHSGDEGNERADSLANEAIDEMQRRG, from the coding sequence GTGAGTCAAAGTCCTTCCACGCCAGATTCAGCCACTGACACTTCATCTGCCAAGGTTGTGATTCATACCGATGGTGCCTGTCGGGGTAATCCAGGGCCGGGTGGCTGGGGCGCGATCCTCGTCAGTGGCAAACATCGTAAAGAGCTCAATGGTAGCGAGCGCGAAACCACCAATAATCGCATGGAAATGACAGCCGCAATCGAAGCACTGAAGGCGTTGACCAAGCGCTGTGATGTGGTGCTTTGGACAGATTCCGAATACGTCAAGAACGGCATTACCAAGTGGGTCCACGGCTGGGTCAAGCGTGGCTGGAAGACGGCCGCCAAGCGGCCGGTCAAGAATGAAGAACTCTGGAAAGCGCTATTGGTTCAAAGCGAGCGTCACGACATCGAGTGGCGCTGGGTGAAGGGGCATAGCGGTGATGAGGGGAATGAGCGCGCCGATAGTCTGGCCAATGAAGCGATCGACGAGATGCAGCGGCGTGGTTAA
- the nudC gene encoding NAD(+) diphosphatase, translating to MLVRDLSRMASRHGYLIRIGREGVAPATDGGIIQPQCDWPSGAIGIGEWQGAPIAVLGENGSPEWPGARQWLHSLPREQFPLLSSALQVLKWMRDHRFCGRCGKRMKRLEHEFAMHCTGCQHRSYPRISPCIITLITRGRELLLARSPRFGPGMYSTLAGFIEAGENAEEAVRREVFEEVGVDVGRVSYFQSQSWPFPHSFMLGYYAEYAGGDIAIDGVEIEDAQWFTPEDLPGLPPKFSISHALIDNFLRSVASGR from the coding sequence ATGCTGGTGCGTGATCTATCGCGGATGGCTAGCCGCCACGGATATCTGATTCGTATTGGTCGCGAAGGCGTCGCGCCAGCCACTGATGGTGGCATCATTCAACCGCAGTGCGATTGGCCATCGGGTGCGATAGGCATTGGTGAGTGGCAGGGGGCACCGATTGCCGTGCTCGGCGAGAATGGCTCACCAGAGTGGCCAGGTGCACGTCAATGGCTTCACAGTTTGCCGCGTGAGCAGTTTCCATTGCTGTCGAGTGCGCTGCAGGTACTCAAGTGGATGCGTGACCATCGTTTCTGCGGTCGCTGTGGCAAGCGCATGAAGCGTCTTGAGCACGAGTTTGCCATGCACTGCACTGGTTGCCAGCACCGTAGCTATCCTCGTATCTCGCCATGCATCATCACGCTGATTACCCGAGGACGCGAACTGCTGCTGGCGCGTAGTCCGCGTTTCGGTCCTGGCATGTACTCGACGCTTGCAGGTTTTATCGAAGCTGGTGAGAACGCGGAAGAAGCAGTACGGCGCGAAGTGTTCGAGGAAGTGGGGGTTGACGTCGGGCGGGTGAGCTACTTTCAAAGCCAGTCATGGCCCTTCCCGCATTCCTTCATGCTGGGCTACTACGCTGAATATGCCGGTGGCGATATTGCCATTGATGGTGTCGAGATCGAAGATGCCCAGTGGTTTACCCCAGAGGATCTCCCGGGGTTACCACCGAAATTCTCCATCTCTCATGCGCTGATTGATAACTTCTTGCGCTCCGTCGCCAGCGGTCGCTGA
- a CDS encoding methyltransferase domain-containing protein, whose translation MWKGPFSVVSTGEQLSAEERQRQHARLLGAHVRAMRAFLDGPEGQDVLTAEREMLTPLFERCFGFHSLCLGPGGNDLLSQSTIRHAIRWAPSPELAESPSTLICPLTQLALPDESMDLVMIHHLLEVAPEPHRLLREAARVLRTSGSLIIVAWQPLSGEGLLRLDPRRRHIAPWEGCWRTPAALRDWLAFVDFDIERIDYAGFHLPGLRLRHGWLESLGRRYNLPLGSLMLIRARRNVGHVQPINAKRPRVAIRGVAISQATRMYSREVHALHRESDKDKC comes from the coding sequence ATGTGGAAAGGTCCCTTCTCTGTGGTCAGTACTGGTGAGCAGCTCTCGGCGGAAGAGCGGCAGCGTCAACATGCTCGCTTGCTAGGTGCGCATGTAAGAGCCATGCGTGCCTTCCTTGACGGGCCTGAGGGGCAGGACGTGCTGACAGCTGAGCGCGAGATGCTGACGCCATTGTTTGAGCGCTGCTTCGGCTTCCATAGTCTGTGTCTTGGCCCGGGAGGCAATGATCTATTGTCACAGTCCACGATTCGCCATGCGATTCGGTGGGCACCCAGTCCGGAGCTTGCCGAATCGCCGTCGACATTGATCTGCCCACTGACACAACTTGCGCTACCGGATGAGAGCATGGATCTGGTCATGATCCACCATCTGCTGGAAGTGGCACCTGAACCTCACCGCTTGCTGCGTGAAGCCGCACGCGTGCTTCGTACCAGTGGCAGTCTGATTATCGTTGCCTGGCAACCGCTGTCGGGTGAGGGGCTTTTGCGCCTTGATCCTCGGCGTCGTCATATCGCGCCATGGGAAGGTTGCTGGCGGACCCCTGCTGCCTTGCGTGATTGGTTGGCATTCGTGGATTTTGACATTGAGCGTATCGACTACGCCGGTTTCCACCTGCCGGGACTGAGGTTGCGTCATGGTTGGCTGGAAAGCCTGGGGCGTCGTTACAACCTGCCGCTAGGCAGCCTTATGCTGATTCGGGCACGGCGCAATGTCGGCCACGTGCAGCCAATCAATGCCAAGCGTCCTCGCGTTGCCATTCGGGGTGTCGCCATTAGCCAGGCAACCCGTATGTACTCTCGTGAAGTGCATGCACTTCATCGTGAGTCGGACAAGGACAAGTGCTGA